The sequence below is a genomic window from Leptospira inadai serovar Lyme str. 10.
GGATTGGAAGGAGGTTTTTCCTAAAACGGAGGAATTGGATTTGCATTATAGCGAGGCGGAGTCCTTGCGCAGGTACGCGAGCCCTTATGCCGCAATTCGTTTATTAAAGGGGATGGGGGTCTGTTACAACCTTCAGTACGGGAAATTAACTACGGAGAGCGGTAGAAAGGCTTCTTCTCTCCTGGGTCAGTACCTGGATTTTTATTCGCATAAAGAAAAGGAACTATCCCGATTAACCGATCCCTTCGGCTGCCTGCATGCAGGTAGACTTCGATTGCGAAGTACGGATTATGCGTATTCTTTGGATTTGGATCCGAATTTGCAGTATTTGTTTCCGGATGAGGATCGGGAATTTTCCGGAGAAGATTCCGATCTACGATGGCAGGTGCATCGCTTTTATAAAAATCTTCCCACGGAGGCACTTCCAAAAAATTGGGAAGGCGAGTACAGAAAAGGCAGCGAAGGTCTTTTATTTTTTCGTCCTGACCGCATTTTGTTTACGATCGGAACTTCCTTGCATTTTCATCCGATGATATTCGATGCAAAAAATTATTATATGCTTTGGGATGCGCTCCGCGGAATTAACGCGAGAACCATGCACGAATGGAACTATCTTCGAAAGAAAGAAAACGATATTTACAGAACGACTTTTACCGCAACGACTCCCGACGGTAGACGAACCAAGATGGTTATTTTAGAAAAATTCTATCTTCGTGGAAAGCGGGGGCTACTTTTTACCCTATCTTTTCCGGAGCAATATGAGCCGGAAGCCAAGAAAATCTGGGATAGATTTTCTTCCACAGTTGTCGTAGAATAAAATATCCGATTTCTAGGATCCGGGTGATCCGAAGGAACGATATTCGAATGATAGTTGGACTCATCAAAACATGGGACAAAAATCCTAGGCCGAAGCCCGAGCCCCCTTGGCGCTTATTAGGATTGGGCTTATTGTTTGTGAACGGGATGGCTGCCATTTTTTTGCCGATCGGCATTTTCGGATCCATCGTATCCGCGATTGCCCTGCTCGTTTTGCTTTTTCTACCCTTATTTTTTGCGGCATTAAAGCTGACGAAGATCTATGGAAATGCGGTTTTTTTTGCCTTATTTTTAGGATTTCTATCCGGACCTTTATCGACCCTATATTTGAGTCATTCATTCGGATATTTTTTAGGACTGCATTACCATGGCTCGACCGGGCCGGATACTCTGTCTGAATTTCCGGGAGTCAGAATTTATCGATTTTCCAATGCCCGATTTCTATATAAATACCGGACAAAAAAGACTTCCGTACTAGCATCCAAGGCCCCCGGCGCCATTCAAAAACCCCTGTATTTTCATGTAGTTCCCTGGGTATCCTCGGCTTGGAAAGAAGGGGACTCGATCCAAACCTGGGCCGCCTGTCCGGACTTAGCCGATTCGGTTTGCGATTGGGATGTACAAAATACGGGGGTAGGGGAGTCATTGTACGCTTCGGCCCTGTTTCCTTATTACTTGGAAGCGGTTGAAGAGTCTGCTAAGATCCATGGCCTTCGGGTTTCTCCAAAACCTAGAATTCTTTTACCACTCTCGGATCCGGAAGCCGCCTTGGTTCGAACCGGTCTGTACGGTATGTCCGGATTGATCGTACTGAATTATCTTTGGGTGGTCGGCGTGATTATCTGGAAAAGAAGAAACAGGGATTCGAATTCTTGAGTGGAGTCGGCCAATCTAAATTCGGAATTTGCATGGAAAATCGATCGGTTTTATGTAACATTCGACCAAATACGAGGGGGAAGAGAGGAATCTTGCGGATTTTTTAAAGAAAGGCTTAAAAAACTTTTTAGTTGGCTAATTTTGGAACTTAGGCTACCGATATTTATACACAGAGACGGGAAGGAGAATTTTATTTGGACGCCGAAATTCTGACCGAAAAGGTAGCCACTCAGAGCAAAAAGTTTCTGGTGGACCTAAAGCGGAATGAGAACGGATACTATCTAAAAGTTTCCGAGTGGTCCAATAGTAAAAAATCCTCGATTTTCATTCCAGCCGAAGGAATCGGCAGAATGATCGAAGTTCTTCGGAAGTTCCAAAGCCTCATTGAGGACGGAACGCTGGAAGAAATGGATTTCCCTCCGGCTCAGAATTAGTTAGGATTGCACTAAATCTTTTAGGAGAATTTCTCATGGGGAAAAAGATGTACCTTCTCGCCACAGTTCTCTTTTTCTTGGCCCTGACCGGAACTTCCGGACAGCAGACCGGGGGAAACCAGAACCAAGGCCAAAACCAACAGGCGGGAGCTCCGGATCCCCTCGAGAAGATCATTCTCGAAAACT
It includes:
- a CDS encoding LIC10775 family protein; protein product: MNLRLTVVSFFSLAVFLVSRTATAQDGEIDPLLRQPWFADQEKKEELLYNKLQSAFRLSAHYVWKTDSRGRNYRFYKDGRVEFVMDRDWKEVFPKTEELDLHYSEAESLRRYASPYAAIRLLKGMGVCYNLQYGKLTTESGRKASSLLGQYLDFYSHKEKELSRLTDPFGCLHAGRLRLRSTDYAYSLDLDPNLQYLFPDEDREFSGEDSDLRWQVHRFYKNLPTEALPKNWEGEYRKGSEGLLFFRPDRILFTIGTSLHFHPMIFDAKNYYMLWDALRGINARTMHEWNYLRKKENDIYRTTFTATTPDGRRTKMVILEKFYLRGKRGLLFTLSFPEQYEPEAKKIWDRFSSTVVVE
- a CDS encoding DNA-binding protein is translated as MDAEILTEKVATQSKKFLVDLKRNENGYYLKVSEWSNSKKSSIFIPAEGIGRMIEVLRKFQSLIEDGTLEEMDFPPAQN